A window from Planococcus maritimus encodes these proteins:
- a CDS encoding peptidase E produces MKQIIALGGGGFSMEPDNPLLDLYILEQSPEKTPKICFIPTASGDADSYIARFYDFFKQQNCEPTHLSLFKPPAQALEEFVLSQDILYVGGGNTKNLLALWREWGLDRIIEKAWNQGIILAGISAGSICWFEQGVTDSYGEELHPLACLGLLSGSNCPHYDGEVDRRPVFQRLLQQEQIKPGLAADDGVALHFIGDGLHDAVSSRPYAKAYRVRKGYEEAVETRFLGKT; encoded by the coding sequence ATGAAACAAATTATCGCACTCGGCGGCGGCGGCTTCTCGATGGAGCCAGACAATCCCCTGCTCGACTTATACATACTAGAACAATCACCGGAAAAAACACCGAAAATCTGCTTTATCCCGACGGCGAGTGGGGACGCGGACAGCTATATCGCACGCTTCTACGATTTCTTCAAGCAGCAAAACTGTGAGCCGACGCATCTATCGTTGTTCAAGCCGCCCGCACAGGCGCTCGAAGAGTTTGTGTTATCACAAGATATTCTGTATGTCGGCGGGGGCAATACGAAAAATCTGCTTGCGCTGTGGCGGGAGTGGGGCTTGGACCGGATTATCGAAAAAGCCTGGAATCAAGGAATCATCCTGGCAGGCATTAGTGCGGGATCAATTTGCTGGTTCGAACAAGGCGTGACTGATTCTTATGGCGAAGAGCTTCACCCATTGGCTTGTCTAGGGCTTCTGTCCGGCAGCAATTGCCCTCATTACGACGGGGAAGTAGACCGACGCCCGGTGTTCCAGCGGCTGCTCCAGCAAGAGCAGATCAAGCCTGGGCTCGCCGCAGATGACGGCGTAGCGCTTCATTTTATTGGCGATGGCTTACACGACGCTGTCAGTTCACGCCCATATGCCAAGGCTTACCGTGTAAGGAAAGGATATGAAGAAGCAGTGGAAACGCGATTTTTAGGAAAGACCTGA
- the rpmG gene encoding 50S ribosomal protein L33 yields MRVNITLACTETGDRNYSTTKNKRNNPERIELKKYCPRLKKVTLHRETK; encoded by the coding sequence ATGAGAGTGAACATTACACTGGCCTGCACCGAAACAGGCGACCGCAATTATTCGACGACGAAAAACAAGCGCAATAACCCGGAGCGCATCGAATTGAAGAAGTATTGCCCGCGCTTGAAAAAAGTGACTTTGCACCGCGAAACAAAGTAA
- the rpsN gene encoding 30S ribosomal protein S14, with protein sequence MAKKSKVARDKKQREMVARYAELRKELKAQGDREALAKLPKDSSPTRLKNRCEVTGRPRGFMRKFGMSRIAFRDLAHKGQIPGVKKSSW encoded by the coding sequence ATGGCCAAGAAATCAAAAGTCGCACGCGATAAAAAACAACGTGAAATGGTGGCGCGCTATGCGGAACTCCGCAAAGAACTGAAAGCGCAAGGCGATCGCGAAGCATTGGCGAAACTGCCAAAAGACTCGTCGCCGACCCGCTTGAAAAACCGCTGTGAAGTAACTGGACGCCCGCGTGGCTTCATGCGCAAATTCGGCATGTCCCGCATCGCATTCCGCGACCTTGCACATAAAGGGCAGATTCCCGGCGTCAAAAAATCAAGCTGGTAA